Below is a genomic region from Candidatus Methanomethylicota archaeon.
GGAAGATGCTTAGGGAACTGGAAATAAGGCTCCCTGAAATGGGGAAATTGATGCTTAGGGATAGGTATGGAGCTAGGGAGAGGCACCTCCACGAAACAGTATTTTATGAGGGGAACATAGACATTGAGGATATAAAGTATGAGCTAGAAAAGGTTAGAGCTTACTTAAACGATATAGGTAATGTGTTAAAGGTAACGTAAAGACCATTCTAAACAAATGCTACTTGGAAGTAGCTTCACGTATATCACGGCAACTTTCCCTACCACTGCATGTAGCTATGAGAGAATATGTTTACATGGCGTCTTTGAGGTTTTGAATGTGTTTGATGAGCAAGATATCCTCTTTTTAAGGCAGGTCTTTGGCACTAAGATTAGATTAATTATTAGGTAGAATAATGTCGTATTAAGGTGAAGCCTTTATTCAATGAAGATGATAAGAGCAAAATCAAGGTTAATATGAAGAAGGCTGTTGAATTTCTGGTTTGAGTAAACTTAAAAGTTCGGAGGAATCTAATGAGGGGATTGTGAGAAAAAGCTCATAAGATATTGTTTTAAATGTTGATATGTTAATTGAATGAATCACTCTTTATGGTGAAAATGAATATTTTTCGTTTTTATGTTGGAAGTTTTGTATTGTTCAAACGCTTTGTATGTTGAGATTGGATGTGATGGGTATTATATGTATTTGGAAACATAGTTTGGGAGTGTAGGAGGTGATTTTCGCAGATAAGGATTTGTAGGTTTCATGTTGATATTTGTTTTTATTAGATTTGTAGTTTTTGTGTTTGATGATTTTCATTGTTGGTTTATGGGTGTGTTTTGATTTCTTTTTTGATGGCATCTTTTTGTTCTTTATGTGAATGTTGTTTATGTGGTTGATGGGGAATTGTGTGAGAAGAGTTTGGTGGGGATTGTTTATATAGATGCCTTTTTAATAGTGCGTTGTGCATGTATATGTGAGTGGTGAGGTTTATGGCTGATGTGGGGGGCGTTTCAGAGGGGCTGAAGAGGTTGAGGGGGGAGCTTTTGGGAGATGATAATGTACTCCTCGCATATGTGTTCGGCTCCTATGTACATGGTTTTACAACTCCATTGAGCGATGTGGATGTAGCGGTGCTCCTGAAAGACAACAGCTTGAGGAAACTAAGCGATTTATGGAGCAAGCTCGCGAAAGCATTGAAAATCAATGAGGATCTCCTAGACCTTGTGGATCTGGCAAGGGCACCCCTCCGCTTGAAGTATAGCATAGTTAAATATGGCTTCAAGCTCATAGATAGAGGCAACTTCGAGGAAAAGCTGAGGGAGGAGCTTATAGGCAACTATCCAGAGGCTAGGCGTCTGCTGGAATCAACGTATGAAGAAGCCATGAGGACTATGAACTGCAAAGTGGATAAGGAGCTATTGAAGTCAAGGATAACCGAGATCCTAGAATGCATAGCTGCGTTGAGGGAGGACGTATTGAGCATACCACGGGAACAAGTGATCGCCTCAAGGCTCCACAGGAGCTCGATGGAGAGGTACGTACACATAGCTATAGAAACCATGTTGGATATATGCCGCCACATCGTTTCAGCGAAGAAGATGGGGATCCCGGAGACTTACAAGGACATAATCAAACTGCTGAAGGATAATGGCATACTACCCCCCGAACTTGCAGCTAGGATGGAGGAGTATGTGGGATTGAGGAACATATTGGTTCACAGATACATGGTCATCGATCATGAGAGATTATATGAGGAAGCCAAGACGCTTGTAAAGGTGGCTGAAGACTTCATATATGCTATGGAAAACTTATTAAAGAAAGAGTGTTGATGCTCTAGAGACCCTAGGCCTTAAGGTAGATCCTTTAACGGGGAAGGTGGAAAAGATTGAGTACTACAACTCTACGTTTAGCTAATTTGCTCATGAGTCATATTCAGATCGAAACTTAAGAGGGGCTAGAGTAACTGTTTATGATTCGAAGGCTATGGATAATGTTAGGAGAATTTTGGTGGGGATGTTGAGTATGCTGGTAGTGTTGAGGAGTGTTTGAAGGATTCGGAGTGTGCAATTATTGTTACTGAGTGGGATGAATTCAAGAATATTAAACCGGAGGATTCATAAGATTTATGAGGAATCCAGCAGTTGTGGATGGTAGGAGAATATATGATCCAGAAGTCTATTCTAAAAACTGAAATTTAAGACTGTGGGATTAGGTTAGAAATGTGGCATTGAGAACCCTGGGGGTAATTTAGTTTAATTAGCTCTATTAATGATGTAATATGATTGGGGGCTTCATTTAAGTGGAGGCTCTCAGTATTCCAGGAGTATTCGCATCTTATCATGGTAAAATA
It encodes:
- a CDS encoding DUF86 domain-containing protein; its protein translation is MADVGGVSEGLKRLRGELLGDDNVLLAYVFGSYVHGFTTPLSDVDVAVLLKDNSLRKLSDLWSKLAKALKINEDLLDLVDLARAPLRLKYSIVKYGFKLIDRGNFEEKLREELIGNYPEARRLLESTYEEAMRTMNCKVDKELLKSRITEILECIAALREDVLSIPREQVIASRLHRSSMERYVHIAIETMLDICRHIVSAKKMGIPETYKDIIKLLKDNGILPPELAARMEEYVGLRNILVHRYMVIDHERLYEEAKTLVKVAEDFIYAMENLLKKEC